One region of Gorilla gorilla gorilla isolate KB3781 chromosome 13, NHGRI_mGorGor1-v2.1_pri, whole genome shotgun sequence genomic DNA includes:
- the PHF24 gene encoding PHD finger protein 24 isoform X3, whose amino-acid sequence MGVLMSKRQTVEQVQKVSLAVSAFKDGLRDRPSIRRTGELPGSRRGTVEGSVQEVQEEKEAEAGTSVVQEESSAGRAAWERLRDGRGVEPEEFDRTSRFTPPAFIRPTRKLDDDKPPEICLEPREPVVNDEMCDVCEVWTAESLFPCRVCTRVFHDGCLRRMGYIQGDSAAEVTEMAHTETGWSCHYCDNINLLLTEEEMYSLTETFQRCKVIPDCSLTLEDFLRYRHQAAKRGDRDRALSEEQEEQAARQFAALDPEHRGHIEWPDFLSHESLLLLQQLRPQNSLLRLLTVKERERARAAFLARGSGSTVSEAECRRAQHSWFCKWFPEAPSCSVSSISHVGPIADISPASSSSKSQDKTLLPTEQESRFVDWPTFLQENVLYILAARPNSAAIHLKPPG is encoded by the exons ATGGGGGTGTTGATGTCCAAGCGGCAGACAGTGGAGCAGGTGCAGAAGGTGAGTCTGGCTGTGTCTGCTTTCAAGGATGGGCTGCGGGACAGGCCTTCCATCCGACGCACAGGTGAGCTGCCAGGGTCCCGCCGTGGCACTGTAGAGGGCTCCGTCCAGGAGGTAcaggaggagaaggaagcagaAGCAGGAACCTCGGTGGTCCAGGAAGAGAGTAGTGCCGGCCGCGCAGCCTGGGAGCGGCTCCGAGATGGGCGCGGCGTGGAGCCTGAGGAGTTTGACAGGACCAGCCGATTCACACCCCCTGCGTTCATCCGCCCCACCCGGAAGCTGGATGATGACAAACCTCCAGAAATCTGCCTGGAGCCCAGAGAGCCT GTTGTCAACGATGAGATGTGTGATGTTTGTGAGGTCTGGACAGCTGAGAGCCTCTTCCCGTGCAGGGTCTGCACCAGGGTTTTCCATGATGGCTGCCTGCGCCGCATGGGCTACATCCAAGGAGACAGTGCAGCGGAGGTGACGGAGATGGCCCACACAGAAACAGGCTGGAGCTGCCACTACTGT GACAACATCAACTTGCTGCTTACTGAGGAGGAAATGTATAGCCTCACGGAGACCTTTCAGCGGTGTAAAGTCATCCCTG ATTGTTCCCTGACACTGGAGGACTTTCTGCGCTACCGCCACCAAGCAGCCAAGCGGGGGGACCGTGACAGGGCCCTGAGTGAGGAGCAAGAAGAGCAGGCGGCCCGCCAGTTTGCTGCCCTGGACCCTGAACATCGAGGCCACATAGAGTGGCCTGACTTCTTGTCCCACGAGTCCCTCCTGCTTCTGCAGCAGTTGCGTCCCCAG AACTCTCTGTTGAGGCTTCTGACAGTGAAGGAGCGGGAGCGAGCCCGAGCCGCCTTCCTGGCACGGGGCAGTGGGAGCACCGTCAGTGAGGCAGAGTGCCGCCGGGCCCAGCACTCTTGGTTTTGCAAATGGTTCCCAGAGGCTCCTTCCTGCAGTGTCAG CAGCATCAGCCATGTGGGTCCCATCGCAGATATcagcccagccagcagcagcagcaagagtCAGGACAAGACCCTGCTGCCCACAGAGCAGGAGTCCAG ATTTGTGGACTGGCCTACCTTCCTGCAAGAGAATGTCCTCTACATCCTGGCTGCTCGCCCCAACAGCGCAGCCATTCACCTGAAGCCCCCAGGATAG
- the PHF24 gene encoding PHD finger protein 24 isoform X5 → MGAAWSLRSLTGPADSHPLRSSAPPGSWMMTNLQKSAWSPESLVCTRVFHDGCLRRMGYIQGDSAAEVTEMAHTETGWSCHYCDNINLLLTEEEMYSLTETFQRCKVIPDCSLTLEDFLRYRHQAAKRGDRDRALSEEQEEQAARQFAALDPEHRGHIEWPDFLSHESLLLLQQLRPQNSLLRLLTVKERERARAAFLARGSGSTVSEAECRRAQHSWFCKWFPEAPSCSVSSISHVGPIADISPASSSSKSQDKTLLPTEQESRFVDWPTFLQENVLYILAARPNSAAIHLKPPG, encoded by the exons ATGGGCGCGGCGTGGAGCCTGAGGAGTTTGACAGGACCAGCCGATTCACACCCCCTGCGTTCATCCGCCCCACCCGGAAGCTGGATGATGACAAACCTCCAGAAATCTGCCTGGAGCCCAGAGAGCCT GGTCTGCACCAGGGTTTTCCATGATGGCTGCCTGCGCCGCATGGGCTACATCCAAGGAGACAGTGCAGCGGAGGTGACGGAGATGGCCCACACAGAAACAGGCTGGAGCTGCCACTACTGT GACAACATCAACTTGCTGCTTACTGAGGAGGAAATGTATAGCCTCACGGAGACCTTTCAGCGGTGTAAAGTCATCCCTG ATTGTTCCCTGACACTGGAGGACTTTCTGCGCTACCGCCACCAAGCAGCCAAGCGGGGGGACCGTGACAGGGCCCTGAGTGAGGAGCAAGAAGAGCAGGCGGCCCGCCAGTTTGCTGCCCTGGACCCTGAACATCGAGGCCACATAGAGTGGCCTGACTTCTTGTCCCACGAGTCCCTCCTGCTTCTGCAGCAGTTGCGTCCCCAG AACTCTCTGTTGAGGCTTCTGACAGTGAAGGAGCGGGAGCGAGCCCGAGCCGCCTTCCTGGCACGGGGCAGTGGGAGCACCGTCAGTGAGGCAGAGTGCCGCCGGGCCCAGCACTCTTGGTTTTGCAAATGGTTCCCAGAGGCTCCTTCCTGCAGTGTCAG CAGCATCAGCCATGTGGGTCCCATCGCAGATATcagcccagccagcagcagcagcaagagtCAGGACAAGACCCTGCTGCCCACAGAGCAGGAGTCCAG ATTTGTGGACTGGCCTACCTTCCTGCAAGAGAATGTCCTCTACATCCTGGCTGCTCGCCCCAACAGCGCAGCCATTCACCTGAAGCCCCCAGGATAG
- the PHF24 gene encoding PHD finger protein 24 isoform X2 translates to MMLLAMGVLMSKRQTVEQVQKVSLAVSAFKDGLRDRPSIRRTGELPGSRRGTVEGSVQEVQEEKEAEAGTSVVQEESSAGRAAWERLRDGRGVEPEEFDRTSRFTPPAFIRPTRKLDDDKPPEICLEPREPVVNDEMCDVCEVWTAESLFPCRVCTRVFHDGCLRRMGYIQGDSAAEVTEMAHTETGWSCHYCDNINLLLTEEEMYSLTETFQRCKVIPDCSLTLEDFLRYRHQAAKRGDRDRALSEEQEEQAARQFAALDPEHRGHIEWPDFLSHESLLLLQQLRPQNSLLRLLTVKERERARAAFLARGSGSTVSEAECRRAQHSWFCKWFPEAPSCSVSISHVGPIADISPASSSSKSQDKTLLPTEQESRFVDWPTFLQENVLYILAARPNSAAIHLKPPG, encoded by the exons AGCCATGGGGGTGTTGATGTCCAAGCGGCAGACAGTGGAGCAGGTGCAGAAGGTGAGTCTGGCTGTGTCTGCTTTCAAGGATGGGCTGCGGGACAGGCCTTCCATCCGACGCACAGGTGAGCTGCCAGGGTCCCGCCGTGGCACTGTAGAGGGCTCCGTCCAGGAGGTAcaggaggagaaggaagcagaAGCAGGAACCTCGGTGGTCCAGGAAGAGAGTAGTGCCGGCCGCGCAGCCTGGGAGCGGCTCCGAGATGGGCGCGGCGTGGAGCCTGAGGAGTTTGACAGGACCAGCCGATTCACACCCCCTGCGTTCATCCGCCCCACCCGGAAGCTGGATGATGACAAACCTCCAGAAATCTGCCTGGAGCCCAGAGAGCCT GTTGTCAACGATGAGATGTGTGATGTTTGTGAGGTCTGGACAGCTGAGAGCCTCTTCCCGTGCAGGGTCTGCACCAGGGTTTTCCATGATGGCTGCCTGCGCCGCATGGGCTACATCCAAGGAGACAGTGCAGCGGAGGTGACGGAGATGGCCCACACAGAAACAGGCTGGAGCTGCCACTACTGT GACAACATCAACTTGCTGCTTACTGAGGAGGAAATGTATAGCCTCACGGAGACCTTTCAGCGGTGTAAAGTCATCCCTG ATTGTTCCCTGACACTGGAGGACTTTCTGCGCTACCGCCACCAAGCAGCCAAGCGGGGGGACCGTGACAGGGCCCTGAGTGAGGAGCAAGAAGAGCAGGCGGCCCGCCAGTTTGCTGCCCTGGACCCTGAACATCGAGGCCACATAGAGTGGCCTGACTTCTTGTCCCACGAGTCCCTCCTGCTTCTGCAGCAGTTGCGTCCCCAG AACTCTCTGTTGAGGCTTCTGACAGTGAAGGAGCGGGAGCGAGCCCGAGCCGCCTTCCTGGCACGGGGCAGTGGGAGCACCGTCAGTGAGGCAGAGTGCCGCCGGGCCCAGCACTCTTGGTTTTGCAAATGGTTCCCAGAGGCTCCTTCCTGCAGTGTCAG CATCAGCCATGTGGGTCCCATCGCAGATATcagcccagccagcagcagcagcaagagtCAGGACAAGACCCTGCTGCCCACAGAGCAGGAGTCCAG ATTTGTGGACTGGCCTACCTTCCTGCAAGAGAATGTCCTCTACATCCTGGCTGCTCGCCCCAACAGCGCAGCCATTCACCTGAAGCCCCCAGGATAG
- the PHF24 gene encoding PHD finger protein 24 isoform X1 translates to MMLLAMGVLMSKRQTVEQVQKVSLAVSAFKDGLRDRPSIRRTGELPGSRRGTVEGSVQEVQEEKEAEAGTSVVQEESSAGRAAWERLRDGRGVEPEEFDRTSRFTPPAFIRPTRKLDDDKPPEICLEPREPVVNDEMCDVCEVWTAESLFPCRVCTRVFHDGCLRRMGYIQGDSAAEVTEMAHTETGWSCHYCDNINLLLTEEEMYSLTETFQRCKVIPDCSLTLEDFLRYRHQAAKRGDRDRALSEEQEEQAARQFAALDPEHRGHIEWPDFLSHESLLLLQQLRPQNSLLRLLTVKERERARAAFLARGSGSTVSEAECRRAQHSWFCKWFPEAPSCSVSSISHVGPIADISPASSSSKSQDKTLLPTEQESRFVDWPTFLQENVLYILAARPNSAAIHLKPPG, encoded by the exons AGCCATGGGGGTGTTGATGTCCAAGCGGCAGACAGTGGAGCAGGTGCAGAAGGTGAGTCTGGCTGTGTCTGCTTTCAAGGATGGGCTGCGGGACAGGCCTTCCATCCGACGCACAGGTGAGCTGCCAGGGTCCCGCCGTGGCACTGTAGAGGGCTCCGTCCAGGAGGTAcaggaggagaaggaagcagaAGCAGGAACCTCGGTGGTCCAGGAAGAGAGTAGTGCCGGCCGCGCAGCCTGGGAGCGGCTCCGAGATGGGCGCGGCGTGGAGCCTGAGGAGTTTGACAGGACCAGCCGATTCACACCCCCTGCGTTCATCCGCCCCACCCGGAAGCTGGATGATGACAAACCTCCAGAAATCTGCCTGGAGCCCAGAGAGCCT GTTGTCAACGATGAGATGTGTGATGTTTGTGAGGTCTGGACAGCTGAGAGCCTCTTCCCGTGCAGGGTCTGCACCAGGGTTTTCCATGATGGCTGCCTGCGCCGCATGGGCTACATCCAAGGAGACAGTGCAGCGGAGGTGACGGAGATGGCCCACACAGAAACAGGCTGGAGCTGCCACTACTGT GACAACATCAACTTGCTGCTTACTGAGGAGGAAATGTATAGCCTCACGGAGACCTTTCAGCGGTGTAAAGTCATCCCTG ATTGTTCCCTGACACTGGAGGACTTTCTGCGCTACCGCCACCAAGCAGCCAAGCGGGGGGACCGTGACAGGGCCCTGAGTGAGGAGCAAGAAGAGCAGGCGGCCCGCCAGTTTGCTGCCCTGGACCCTGAACATCGAGGCCACATAGAGTGGCCTGACTTCTTGTCCCACGAGTCCCTCCTGCTTCTGCAGCAGTTGCGTCCCCAG AACTCTCTGTTGAGGCTTCTGACAGTGAAGGAGCGGGAGCGAGCCCGAGCCGCCTTCCTGGCACGGGGCAGTGGGAGCACCGTCAGTGAGGCAGAGTGCCGCCGGGCCCAGCACTCTTGGTTTTGCAAATGGTTCCCAGAGGCTCCTTCCTGCAGTGTCAG CAGCATCAGCCATGTGGGTCCCATCGCAGATATcagcccagccagcagcagcagcaagagtCAGGACAAGACCCTGCTGCCCACAGAGCAGGAGTCCAG ATTTGTGGACTGGCCTACCTTCCTGCAAGAGAATGTCCTCTACATCCTGGCTGCTCGCCCCAACAGCGCAGCCATTCACCTGAAGCCCCCAGGATAG
- the PHF24 gene encoding PHD finger protein 24 isoform X4, translated as MGVLMSKRQTVEQVQKVSLAVSAFKDGLRDRPSIRRTGELPGSRRGTVEGSVQEVQEEKEAEAGTSVVQEESSAGRAAWERLRDGRGVEPEEFDRTSRFTPPAFIRPTRKLDDDKPPEICLEPREPVVNDEMCDVCEVWTAESLFPCRVCTRVFHDGCLRRMGYIQGDSAAEVTEMAHTETGWSCHYCDNINLLLTEEEMYSLTETFQRCKVIPDCSLTLEDFLRYRHQAAKRGDRDRALSEEQEEQAARQFAALDPEHRGHIEWPDFLSHESLLLLQQLRPQNSLLRLLTVKERERARAAFLARGSGSTVSEAECRRAQHSWFCKWFPEAPSCSVSISHVGPIADISPASSSSKSQDKTLLPTEQESRFVDWPTFLQENVLYILAARPNSAAIHLKPPG; from the exons ATGGGGGTGTTGATGTCCAAGCGGCAGACAGTGGAGCAGGTGCAGAAGGTGAGTCTGGCTGTGTCTGCTTTCAAGGATGGGCTGCGGGACAGGCCTTCCATCCGACGCACAGGTGAGCTGCCAGGGTCCCGCCGTGGCACTGTAGAGGGCTCCGTCCAGGAGGTAcaggaggagaaggaagcagaAGCAGGAACCTCGGTGGTCCAGGAAGAGAGTAGTGCCGGCCGCGCAGCCTGGGAGCGGCTCCGAGATGGGCGCGGCGTGGAGCCTGAGGAGTTTGACAGGACCAGCCGATTCACACCCCCTGCGTTCATCCGCCCCACCCGGAAGCTGGATGATGACAAACCTCCAGAAATCTGCCTGGAGCCCAGAGAGCCT GTTGTCAACGATGAGATGTGTGATGTTTGTGAGGTCTGGACAGCTGAGAGCCTCTTCCCGTGCAGGGTCTGCACCAGGGTTTTCCATGATGGCTGCCTGCGCCGCATGGGCTACATCCAAGGAGACAGTGCAGCGGAGGTGACGGAGATGGCCCACACAGAAACAGGCTGGAGCTGCCACTACTGT GACAACATCAACTTGCTGCTTACTGAGGAGGAAATGTATAGCCTCACGGAGACCTTTCAGCGGTGTAAAGTCATCCCTG ATTGTTCCCTGACACTGGAGGACTTTCTGCGCTACCGCCACCAAGCAGCCAAGCGGGGGGACCGTGACAGGGCCCTGAGTGAGGAGCAAGAAGAGCAGGCGGCCCGCCAGTTTGCTGCCCTGGACCCTGAACATCGAGGCCACATAGAGTGGCCTGACTTCTTGTCCCACGAGTCCCTCCTGCTTCTGCAGCAGTTGCGTCCCCAG AACTCTCTGTTGAGGCTTCTGACAGTGAAGGAGCGGGAGCGAGCCCGAGCCGCCTTCCTGGCACGGGGCAGTGGGAGCACCGTCAGTGAGGCAGAGTGCCGCCGGGCCCAGCACTCTTGGTTTTGCAAATGGTTCCCAGAGGCTCCTTCCTGCAGTGTCAG CATCAGCCATGTGGGTCCCATCGCAGATATcagcccagccagcagcagcagcaagagtCAGGACAAGACCCTGCTGCCCACAGAGCAGGAGTCCAG ATTTGTGGACTGGCCTACCTTCCTGCAAGAGAATGTCCTCTACATCCTGGCTGCTCGCCCCAACAGCGCAGCCATTCACCTGAAGCCCCCAGGATAG